In bacterium, one DNA window encodes the following:
- the pta gene encoding phosphate acetyltransferase, with amino-acid sequence MNILDTLQQKARERGKHVVLPEGEDVRTIQAAKFLKEKEICRITLLGRRAVVESLAAEHGLQLMSREIVDPATSEWTADFAHELFNLRKAKGMTLEQAQEAARSVMYFAAFMVRRKIADASVGGTNHTTGDVIRAGLHALGMAPGIDTVSSSFLMVMPDGRLFTFADCAIVPQPDAKQLASIALASAKTHRALTGTEPRVAMLSFSTKGSAKHADVDKVLAALALIHQADPELSVDGELQLDAAIVPKVAEKKAPGSPVAGSANVLVFPDLDAGNIGYKLTQRLAGAEAIGPTVQGLAAPFMDLSRGCSWSDIANVAAIAALMA; translated from the coding sequence ATGAATATCCTGGACACCCTGCAGCAGAAGGCGCGAGAGCGCGGCAAGCACGTCGTGCTCCCCGAGGGCGAGGACGTCCGCACCATCCAGGCGGCGAAGTTCTTGAAGGAAAAGGAGATTTGCCGGATCACGCTGCTCGGTCGGCGGGCCGTGGTGGAAAGCCTGGCCGCCGAGCACGGCCTGCAGCTGATGAGCCGCGAAATCGTGGATCCCGCCACCAGCGAGTGGACGGCGGACTTCGCCCATGAGCTCTTCAACCTGCGCAAGGCCAAGGGCATGACCCTCGAGCAGGCCCAGGAGGCCGCCCGCTCCGTCATGTACTTCGCCGCCTTCATGGTGCGGCGCAAGATCGCCGACGCCAGCGTGGGCGGCACCAACCACACCACCGGCGACGTCATCCGCGCCGGCCTGCACGCCCTGGGCATGGCCCCGGGCATCGACACGGTCTCTTCCAGCTTCCTCATGGTGATGCCCGACGGCCGCCTCTTCACCTTCGCCGACTGCGCCATCGTGCCGCAGCCGGACGCCAAACAGCTGGCCAGCATCGCCCTGGCCTCGGCCAAGACCCACCGCGCCCTGACCGGGACGGAGCCGCGCGTGGCCATGCTCAGCTTCTCCACCAAAGGCAGCGCCAAGCATGCCGACGTGGACAAAGTGCTGGCGGCGCTCGCCCTCATCCACCAGGCGGATCCCGAACTCTCGGTGGACGGGGAGCTGCAACTGGACGCGGCCATCGTCCCCAAGGTGGCGGAGAAGAAGGCCCCGGGCAGCCCGGTGGCGGGGAGCGCCAACGTGCTGGTCTTTCCCGACCTGGACGCCGGCAACATCGGCTACAAGCTGACCCAGCGCCTGGCCGGCGCCGAGGCGATCGGCCCCACGGTGCAGGGACTGGCCGCCCCCTTCATGGATCTCTCGCGGGGCTGCTCCTGGAGCGACATCGCCAACGTGGCGGCCATTGCCGCGCTGATGGCCTGA
- the coaD gene encoding pantetheine-phosphate adenylyltransferase gives MRTAIYPGTFDPMTLGHLDMVARARQTFDEVVVLLAVNVDKTPLFPLEQRLALVKACTAGLPGVRVDCHDGLLAEYAQRTGASAIVRGLRAISDFDYEFQMAIINRKLAPGVETVFLMPSEEWSYLNSSIVRELWRFGGDYSRFVPEVVRAAMDHIQRTTP, from the coding sequence ATGCGCACGGCCATCTATCCCGGCACCTTCGATCCCATGACCCTGGGCCATCTGGATATGGTGGCCCGGGCCCGCCAGACCTTCGACGAGGTGGTGGTGCTGCTGGCCGTCAACGTCGACAAGACGCCGCTCTTCCCGTTGGAGCAGCGCCTGGCCCTGGTCAAGGCCTGCACGGCCGGCCTGCCCGGCGTGCGGGTCGACTGCCACGACGGCTTGCTGGCGGAGTACGCCCAAAGGACCGGGGCCTCCGCCATTGTGCGCGGCCTGCGGGCCATCAGCGACTTCGATTACGAGTTCCAGATGGCCATCATCAACCGGAAGCTGGCTCCCGGCGTGGAGACGGTTTTCCTCATGCCCAGCGAGGAATGGAGCTACCTCAACAGCTCCATCGTCCGGGAGCTGTGGCGGTTCGGCGGCGACTACTCCCGCTTCGTGCCGGAGGTGGTGCGGGCGGCGATGGACCACATACAAAGGACCACTCCATGA
- a CDS encoding SpoIIE family protein phosphatase: MTVPGPEPVHSSIPGAHSGEDVLDPLRVLVERLERLISSPHAPATAPDKSWHLQVKALLEELSLQTSNVRDLLEPARTLRENRLLREVGRRLGQELSTEGLALLIMDTLGGVVDFDAAGIYFMDPRDGTIRWESLRGYDTDKLHLVRQKLDRGIMAWILKHGRSVIVPDVREDPRYFNARDRTLSELVVPILHEGRMIGFFNLESDRVGTYGEQERLLMEVLASQVAQTVEYMLLRADRLERRRVVADLQVARNIQRSLLPKQGLLLHDIEVAGLNLPSAEVGGDYFDHFMITPQDVGLVIADVAGKGIPASLIMASVRTGIRILAQHRLDMTGIMGHLNEHLLEVTESDSFVTVCYGVYHRPSRRLSYVNAGHNPPLLMRARSHAIESLDSGGLILGAFRGVTYEMGIVDLEPGDRLLFYTDGLNEALDRQGNEFGMGDVRRTLSESRWLDAASLIQAQLASLRRHTGAGERAVRFQDDLTLMALVCREENQE; this comes from the coding sequence ATGACCGTCCCCGGACCGGAACCGGTCCATTCCTCCATCCCGGGCGCCCACTCCGGCGAAGATGTCCTGGACCCCTTGCGCGTCCTGGTGGAGCGCCTTGAGCGGTTGATCTCTTCCCCGCACGCCCCCGCCACAGCGCCCGACAAGTCCTGGCACCTGCAGGTCAAAGCGCTCCTGGAAGAGCTTTCCCTCCAGACCAGCAACGTGCGGGACCTGCTCGAGCCGGCCCGCACCCTGCGTGAGAACCGCCTCCTGCGGGAGGTGGGCCGCCGGTTGGGGCAGGAGCTGTCCACGGAAGGCCTCGCCCTGCTCATCATGGACACCCTGGGCGGGGTGGTGGATTTCGACGCCGCCGGCATCTATTTCATGGATCCGCGGGACGGCACCATCCGCTGGGAATCCCTGCGCGGCTACGACACGGACAAACTCCATCTCGTCCGGCAGAAGCTGGACCGCGGCATCATGGCCTGGATCCTCAAGCACGGCCGGTCGGTCATCGTGCCGGACGTGCGGGAGGATCCCCGCTACTTCAATGCCCGCGACCGCACCTTGAGCGAGCTGGTCGTCCCCATCCTCCACGAGGGCAGGATGATCGGCTTCTTCAATCTGGAATCCGACCGGGTGGGCACCTATGGCGAGCAGGAGCGCCTCCTGATGGAGGTGCTGGCCAGCCAGGTGGCGCAAACGGTTGAATACATGCTGCTGCGGGCCGACCGGCTGGAGCGCCGCCGCGTGGTGGCCGACCTTCAGGTGGCGCGCAACATCCAACGCTCCCTTCTGCCCAAGCAGGGCCTGCTCCTCCATGACATCGAGGTGGCCGGTCTCAACCTGCCCTCCGCCGAGGTGGGCGGCGACTATTTCGACCATTTCATGATCACGCCCCAGGATGTGGGTCTCGTCATCGCCGACGTGGCGGGCAAGGGCATCCCCGCCAGCCTGATCATGGCCAGCGTGCGGACGGGCATCCGCATCCTGGCCCAGCATCGCCTGGACATGACGGGCATCATGGGCCACCTCAACGAGCACCTGCTCGAGGTGACGGAATCGGACAGCTTCGTCACGGTCTGCTACGGCGTCTATCATCGGCCCAGCCGGCGCCTCAGCTACGTCAACGCCGGGCACAACCCGCCCTTGCTCATGCGCGCCCGCAGCCATGCCATCGAGTCGCTGGACAGCGGCGGCCTCATCCTGGGCGCCTTTCGCGGCGTCACCTATGAGATGGGCATTGTCGATCTGGAGCCGGGCGACCGACTCCTCTTCTACACGGACGGCCTCAACGAGGCCCTGGACCGGCAGGGCAACGAATTCGGCATGGGCGATGTGCGGCGCACCCTGAGCGAGTCCCGCTGGCTGGACGCCGCCAGCCTGATCCAGGCCCAGCTGGCCTCCTTGCGCCGCCACACCGGGGCGGGGGAGCGGGCCGTCCGTTTCCAGGACGACCTGACCTTGATGGCCCTGGTCTGCCGCGAGGAGAACCAGGAATGA
- a CDS encoding STAS domain-containing protein, which produces MKISAATQGGVVVLTLKGNLLGGPDADTFYNEVKSYLDQGSRNFVLDLSNVKLMNSSGLGILIKALKPVREAGGDFHLACVTEKIDSLFMITKLYQVFKSFPDVEQAVRDFA; this is translated from the coding sequence ATGAAGATCTCGGCAGCCACGCAGGGCGGCGTGGTGGTTCTCACCCTCAAGGGAAACCTGTTGGGAGGGCCCGACGCGGACACCTTCTACAACGAGGTCAAGTCCTACCTGGACCAGGGCAGCCGCAACTTCGTCCTGGACCTGTCCAACGTCAAGCTGATGAACTCCTCGGGGCTGGGCATCCTCATCAAGGCCCTGAAGCCGGTGCGGGAGGCGGGTGGCGACTTCCACCTGGCCTGCGTCACGGAGAAGATCGACTCCCTCTTCATGATCACGAAGCTGTATCAAGTCTTCAAGAGCTTCCCCGACGTGGAACAGGCGGTCCGAGACTTCGCATGA
- a CDS encoding SAP domain-containing protein, which yields MPNFNEIRAMVKARGIKQPPGASRVELVRLLQLSEGNFDCFATAVDGVCDQIDCVWREDCFKSVGVLK from the coding sequence TTGCCCAACTTCAATGAGATCCGGGCCATGGTGAAGGCCCGCGGGATCAAACAACCGCCGGGCGCCAGCCGCGTCGAACTGGTCCGGCTCCTGCAGCTTTCCGAAGGGAATTTCGACTGCTTCGCCACGGCCGTGGACGGGGTCTGCGATCAAATCGACTGCGTCTGGCGGGAGGACTGTTTCAAGTCCGTCGGCGTGCTCAAGTAG
- a CDS encoding DUF4931 domain-containing protein, which produces MPELRHDPIQRRWVIIAKERGARPLQFRGELRFPRNPACPFCEGMEGATPPEIMADGPAGRPPNTPGWELRVVPNKFPALQIEGEPDRHGVGLYDAMNGIGAHEVLIETPRHMLHMAEMGTGQMERIFLAYQARLVDLKKDPRFKYVIIFKNYGADAGATIAHPHTQIIATPITPRTVANELESAREHFRLKERCLFCDILAQEMDVGSRLVALTDHFVAICPYASRFPYEVMVLPRRHSYDFGVEAPERVAELSRIMHIVLKRLRLALGDPPFNFVFHTAPNTHHHMRRSNYWDTIVHDWHWHVEILPRMTQPAGFEWGTGFYINPVAPEVAADQLRKAQVEA; this is translated from the coding sequence ATGCCCGAACTGCGTCACGATCCCATCCAGCGCCGCTGGGTGATCATCGCCAAGGAGCGGGGCGCCCGTCCGCTTCAGTTCCGGGGGGAGCTGCGTTTTCCGCGAAACCCCGCCTGCCCCTTCTGCGAAGGGATGGAAGGCGCCACCCCGCCCGAGATCATGGCGGACGGACCGGCCGGCCGCCCGCCCAACACGCCGGGCTGGGAGCTGCGCGTGGTGCCCAACAAGTTCCCCGCCCTGCAGATCGAGGGGGAGCCCGACCGGCACGGCGTGGGCCTTTACGACGCCATGAACGGGATCGGCGCCCACGAGGTGCTCATCGAGACGCCCCGCCACATGCTCCACATGGCGGAGATGGGGACGGGGCAGATGGAGCGCATCTTCCTGGCCTACCAGGCTCGCCTGGTGGATCTCAAGAAGGATCCGCGCTTCAAGTATGTCATCATCTTCAAGAACTACGGCGCCGATGCGGGAGCCACCATCGCCCACCCGCACACCCAGATCATCGCCACGCCGATCACGCCGCGCACCGTCGCCAACGAGCTGGAAAGCGCCCGCGAGCATTTCCGCCTGAAGGAGCGCTGCCTCTTCTGCGACATCCTGGCCCAGGAGATGGACGTGGGCTCCCGCCTGGTGGCCCTCACCGACCACTTCGTGGCCATCTGTCCCTACGCCTCGCGCTTCCCCTACGAGGTGATGGTCCTGCCCCGGCGCCACTCCTACGATTTCGGCGTGGAGGCGCCGGAGCGGGTGGCCGAGCTGTCGCGCATCATGCACATCGTGCTCAAGCGGCTGCGCCTCGCCCTGGGCGATCCGCCCTTCAACTTCGTCTTCCACACCGCGCCCAACACGCACCACCACATGCGGCGGAGCAACTACTGGGACACCATTGTCCACGACTGGCACTGGCACGTGGAGATCCTCCCGCGCATGACCCAGCCGGCGGGCTTCGAGTGGGGCACGGGCTTCTACATCAATCCCGTGGCGCCGGAAGTGGCCGCCGACCAGTTGCGCAAGGCACAGGTGGAGGCATGA
- the glgA gene encoding glycogen synthase GlgA: MKAPRRGVLRILFTGAEAVPWIKSGGLGDVLGALPRELFALGHEVATILPLYASVEREEAGLEHLATIQVRFQGVDFPTRIYAASYPRSECRAIFIENQYYFERSGIYDDPATGRPWPDDDERWFFFQTAVLELIRQTDMQPDLLVCADWHTALLPALLRIRHQEDRRLQHTRSVLSLHNLGYQGVFPAESITKLGLPRELLFPLSPFEFYGQLNCLKAGISFADEVVTVSPTYAREICQPELGHGLDGVLRQHGDRVRGILNGIDMDNWNPATDPLLAEPYASSRLTRKAGNRPRLLREFGLDPDYRGPVLAMVTRLTGQKGMNILAGCLDRLLARDLRLVILGTGEAQFEHFLSDVAAGHADHMAVRIGYSEALAHQIYGGADFFLMPSRYEPCGLSQMYAMRYGTLPIVHATGGLKDTVIPFLDDADHGTGFSFTDYNAEALLEAVDTALSAWRNPRAMRRLQKNAMKQDFSWEQSARLYEELFFLVRERSRWGE; the protein is encoded by the coding sequence ATGAAGGCTCCCCGGCGGGGCGTGTTGCGCATCTTGTTCACCGGGGCGGAGGCGGTGCCCTGGATCAAAAGCGGCGGATTGGGGGATGTGCTGGGCGCCCTCCCCCGCGAGCTCTTCGCCCTGGGGCACGAAGTGGCCACCATCCTGCCGCTCTACGCCTCGGTGGAGCGCGAGGAGGCGGGGCTGGAGCACCTCGCCACCATCCAGGTGCGCTTCCAGGGAGTGGATTTCCCCACCCGCATCTACGCCGCCTCCTACCCGCGCAGCGAGTGCCGCGCCATCTTCATCGAGAACCAGTACTACTTCGAGCGCTCCGGCATCTACGACGATCCGGCGACGGGCCGGCCCTGGCCGGATGACGACGAGCGCTGGTTCTTCTTCCAGACGGCTGTGCTGGAGTTGATCCGGCAGACGGACATGCAGCCCGACCTGCTGGTCTGCGCGGACTGGCACACGGCCCTGCTGCCCGCCCTGCTGCGCATCCGGCACCAGGAGGACCGCCGCCTGCAGCACACCCGCAGCGTGCTCAGCCTCCACAACCTGGGCTACCAGGGCGTCTTCCCGGCCGAGTCCATCACCAAGCTGGGTCTGCCGCGGGAGCTGCTCTTCCCGCTCTCGCCCTTCGAATTCTACGGCCAACTCAATTGCCTGAAGGCCGGCATCTCCTTCGCCGACGAGGTGGTGACCGTGTCGCCCACCTACGCCCGGGAGATCTGCCAACCGGAGCTGGGACACGGCCTGGACGGCGTCCTGCGCCAGCATGGCGACCGTGTGCGCGGCATCCTCAACGGCATCGACATGGATAATTGGAATCCAGCCACCGACCCGCTGCTGGCCGAACCCTACGCCTCATCCCGCCTGACACGCAAGGCGGGCAACCGGCCGCGCCTGCTGCGCGAATTCGGGCTGGATCCGGACTACCGGGGCCCGGTCCTGGCCATGGTGACGCGGCTGACCGGGCAAAAGGGGATGAACATCCTGGCCGGCTGCCTGGACCGGCTGCTGGCCCGCGATCTGCGCCTGGTCATCCTGGGCACGGGCGAAGCCCAGTTCGAGCATTTCCTTTCCGATGTGGCGGCCGGGCACGCCGATCACATGGCCGTGCGCATCGGCTACAGCGAGGCCCTGGCGCACCAGATCTACGGCGGGGCTGATTTCTTCCTCATGCCCAGCCGCTACGAGCCCTGCGGGCTGAGCCAGATGTACGCCATGCGTTACGGCACCCTGCCCATCGTCCACGCCACGGGCGGACTGAAGGACACGGTGATCCCCTTCCTGGATGACGCCGATCACGGCACCGGCTTCTCCTTCACCGACTACAACGCCGAGGCCCTGCTCGAGGCGGTGGACACGGCCCTCAGCGCCTGGCGCAATCCGCGCGCCATGCGCCGGCTGCAGAAGAACGCCATGAAGCAGGACTTCTCCTGGGAGCAGAGCGCCCGCCTCTATGAAGAACTCTTCTTCCTGGTGCGCGAACGGTCGCGCTGGGGGGAATGA
- a CDS encoding bacteriohemerythrin, translating to MAQAGWKAEYATGIQQIDEQHQRLFELLEQLYDAIHQGQGRAESQERSVLEALVLYARTHFRCEEDLMRRHFYPGVTAHVEEHGKLVISLAEQVDLYKRGRLAPLKLALFIRDWIVNHMLDDDQRAGAHLRSRGLR from the coding sequence ATGGCCCAAGCGGGTTGGAAAGCAGAGTATGCGACCGGTATTCAGCAGATCGATGAACAGCACCAGCGCCTGTTCGAACTGCTGGAGCAGCTTTATGACGCCATCCACCAGGGCCAAGGCCGGGCTGAATCGCAGGAGAGGTCGGTGCTGGAGGCCCTCGTGCTTTACGCCCGCACCCATTTCCGCTGCGAGGAGGATCTCATGCGCCGTCATTTCTACCCCGGAGTGACGGCGCACGTGGAGGAGCATGGCAAGCTTGTGATCAGTCTGGCGGAGCAGGTGGACCTCTACAAGCGCGGCCGCCTGGCGCCCCTGAAGCTCGCCCTCTTCATCCGTGACTGGATCGTCAACCACATGCTGGATGATGATCAGCGGGCCGGCGCCCACCTTCGCTCCCGCGGCCTGCGCTGA